The following proteins are encoded in a genomic region of Dysgonomonadaceae bacterium PH5-43:
- a CDS encoding HlyD family secretion protein (product_source=KO:K02005; cath_funfam=2.40.50.100; cog=COG0845; ko=KO:K02005; pfam=PF16576; superfamily=111369; tigrfam=TIGR01730; transmembrane_helix_parts=Inside_1_6,TMhelix_7_26,Outside_27_386), which yields MKKKTLIIIGAIALVLILALVILLGGNKSELLVNTAPIKTNTISLSVTATGYVQPVDQVEVGTQVSGVVERIYVDYNSQVTKGQLLAELDKSTLAEKVTQAQASLQSSKSALTLATKSYERTKQLFELKAATKASFEDAENQLIQATTSVANSEANLHQAKVNLSYAEIYSPIDGVVLNRAVEQGQTVAASFNTPTLFTIANDLKNMQVEADVDEADIGQVKLGQSVTFTVDAFPYDLFEGIVQQIRLQPVVTSNVVTYTVIINAPNPEEKLYPGMTASVTILTQVEEGITVPNSALSFTPNEEAIKKLNFEMPVENYSAGVWIKTGDNYKYSEIKTGLSDGVYTMVESGLNLNDTVVVSVVEQKKGEASGQAASNPLMPQPPRRR from the coding sequence ATGAAAAAGAAAACATTAATTATTATAGGTGCTATTGCTTTGGTGCTAATATTGGCTCTTGTAATTTTATTAGGAGGAAACAAAAGCGAGTTGTTGGTAAATACAGCTCCAATAAAAACGAACACAATTTCACTGTCGGTTACTGCTACGGGTTATGTACAGCCTGTAGATCAAGTGGAAGTAGGAACTCAGGTATCGGGTGTTGTAGAGAGAATATATGTAGATTACAATTCTCAAGTTACAAAAGGACAGCTTCTTGCAGAACTGGATAAATCTACATTGGCTGAAAAAGTAACGCAAGCTCAAGCTTCTTTGCAGAGTTCAAAAAGTGCTCTTACTTTGGCTACTAAAAGTTACGAACGAACTAAGCAGTTGTTTGAATTAAAAGCTGCAACAAAAGCATCTTTCGAAGATGCCGAAAATCAATTAATACAAGCTACAACATCAGTTGCTAATTCAGAAGCTAACTTACATCAGGCTAAAGTAAACCTATCATACGCCGAAATATATTCGCCTATAGATGGTGTTGTGTTGAATAGAGCAGTAGAGCAAGGTCAGACAGTTGCTGCTTCGTTTAATACTCCTACTTTATTTACAATAGCTAACGACTTGAAAAATATGCAAGTAGAAGCAGATGTTGATGAAGCTGATATAGGTCAGGTTAAATTAGGTCAGAGTGTTACTTTTACTGTAGATGCTTTTCCTTACGATTTATTTGAAGGAATAGTACAGCAGATACGTCTTCAACCTGTGGTTACAAGCAATGTTGTAACTTACACAGTTATTATTAATGCTCCTAACCCAGAAGAAAAACTTTATCCGGGTATGACTGCAAGTGTTACTATTCTTACTCAAGTAGAAGAGGGGATTACTGTTCCTAATAGTGCTCTTAGTTTTACTCCTAATGAAGAAGCGATTAAGAAACTTAATTTTGAAATGCCAGTTGAGAATTACTCTGCAGGAGTATGGATTAAAACAGGTGATAACTATAAATATTCAGAAATTAAAACGGGTTTAAGCGACGGTGTATACACTATGGTTGAGTCGGGACTTAATCTTAATGATACAGTGGTAGTGTCTGTTGTAGAACAAAAGAAAGGTGAAGCTTCGGGACAAGCAGCGAGCAACCCTCTTATGCCACAACCTCCTCGAAGAAGATAA
- a CDS encoding hypothetical protein (product_source=Hypo-rule applied; transmembrane_helix_parts=Inside_1_11,TMhelix_12_30,Outside_31_73): MKKTSFRTIRRLLLLVIIVGLFTACGTTRCECENSNDYNKRKLSDNLLDFNKSSNFALQNTEVLSKELNLFIL; the protein is encoded by the coding sequence ATGAAAAAGACTTCTTTTAGAACTATTAGAAGATTGTTATTGTTAGTAATAATAGTCGGTTTGTTTACAGCCTGTGGCACTACAAGATGCGAATGCGAAAATAGTAACGATTATAACAAAAGAAAGTTGAGCGATAACTTGTTAGATTTTAATAAAAGTAGTAATTTTGCGCTTCAAAATACGGAAGTATTATCTAAAGAATTGAATTTATTTATTTTATAA
- a CDS encoding large conductance mechanosensitive channel (product_source=KO:K03282; cath_funfam=1.20.5.220; cog=COG1970; ko=KO:K03282; pfam=PF01741; superfamily=81330; tigrfam=TIGR00220; transmembrane_helix_parts=Inside_1_19,TMhelix_20_42,Outside_43_78,TMhelix_79_101,Inside_102_142) yields MGFIKEFKEFAVRGNVMDMAVGVIIGGAFGKIVSSFVSDVIMPPLGVLIGGVDFSDLKIVLKNAVMESGEVIEPAVTLNYGSFINVVIDFIIIAFAIFLMIKGINQLQKKKEEEPAAPAAPPAPSKEEVLLTEIRDLLKEKK; encoded by the coding sequence ATGGGATTTATTAAAGAGTTTAAAGAGTTTGCTGTGCGTGGCAATGTTATGGATATGGCTGTCGGTGTTATTATCGGTGGGGCTTTCGGTAAGATTGTTAGTTCGTTTGTATCTGATGTTATTATGCCTCCGTTAGGGGTTTTAATAGGTGGCGTTGACTTTTCTGATCTAAAGATTGTGCTAAAAAATGCAGTAATGGAATCGGGTGAAGTTATCGAACCTGCTGTAACTCTTAATTATGGTAGTTTCATTAATGTTGTGATAGATTTTATTATCATAGCTTTTGCTATTTTCTTAATGATTAAGGGTATTAACCAGTTACAAAAAAAGAAAGAAGAAGAGCCTGCAGCTCCTGCTGCGCCTCCCGCTCCTTCAAAAGAAGAAGTTCTTTTAACTGAAATTAGAGATCT
- a CDS encoding glyceraldehyde 3-phosphate dehydrogenase (product_source=KO:K00134; cath_funfam=3.30.360.10,3.40.50.720; cog=COG0057; ko=KO:K00134; pfam=PF00044,PF02800; smart=SM00846; superfamily=51735,55347; tigrfam=TIGR01534), producing MIKVGINGFGRIGRMVFRAAVYNFSNDIEIVGINDLLAADYLAYMLKYDSVHGRFKGDVAVEGNNLIVNGKKIRLTAEKDPANLKWNEVGAEIIVESTGFFLSDDTARKHIEAGAKKVVMSAPSKDSTPMFVYGVNHKTYAGQDIISNASCTTNCLAPIAKVLNDNFGIVKGLMTTVHAATATQKTVDGPSSKDWRGGRGILENIIPSSTGAAKAVGVVLPELNGKLTGMSMRVPTSDVSVVDLTVVLEKAASKDEISAAMKAAANGELKGVLGYTEESVVSTDFRGCSETSVYDANAGISLDGNFAKVVSWYDNEWGYSNKVLEMVRVIAK from the coding sequence ATGATCAAAGTTGGTATTAATGGTTTTGGCCGTATTGGTCGTATGGTGTTCCGTGCAGCAGTTTATAACTTCTCTAATGATATCGAAATTGTAGGTATCAATGACTTGTTAGCTGCTGATTATTTAGCTTATATGTTGAAATATGATTCAGTACACGGACGTTTCAAAGGTGACGTTGCTGTTGAAGGAAACAATTTGATAGTAAACGGTAAAAAAATCCGTTTAACTGCAGAAAAAGATCCTGCTAACTTAAAATGGAACGAAGTAGGTGCTGAAATCATTGTTGAATCTACAGGATTCTTCTTGTCAGACGATACAGCTCGCAAACACATCGAAGCTGGTGCTAAAAAAGTAGTTATGTCTGCTCCTTCTAAAGATTCTACTCCTATGTTCGTTTATGGTGTAAACCACAAAACTTATGCAGGTCAAGATATTATCTCTAACGCTTCTTGTACTACTAACTGTTTAGCTCCTATCGCTAAAGTATTGAACGACAACTTCGGTATCGTAAAAGGTTTAATGACTACAGTTCACGCTGCTACTGCAACTCAAAAAACTGTTGACGGACCTTCTTCTAAAGACTGGAGAGGTGGTCGTGGTATCTTAGAAAACATCATTCCTTCTTCTACAGGTGCTGCTAAAGCTGTAGGCGTAGTTCTTCCTGAATTAAACGGAAAACTTACAGGTATGTCTATGCGTGTTCCTACTTCTGACGTATCAGTTGTAGACTTAACAGTAGTTCTTGAAAAAGCTGCTTCTAAAGACGAAATCTCAGCTGCTATGAAAGCTGCTGCTAATGGCGAATTAAAAGGAGTACTTGGTTACACTGAAGAGTCTGTAGTTTCTACTGACTTCCGTGGTTGCTCAGAAACTTCTGTTTACGACGCAAACGCTGGTATCTCTTTAGATGGTAACTTCGCTAAAGTTGTATCTTGGTATGACAACGAGTGGGGTTATTCAAACAAAGTTCTTGAAATGGTTCGCGTAATCGCTAAATAA
- a CDS encoding methylmalonyl-CoA mutase (product_source=KO:K01847; cath_funfam=3.20.20.240; cog=COG1884,COG2185; ko=KO:K01847; pfam=PF01642; superfamily=51703; tigrfam=TIGR00642), with the protein MSNSNEKLFSEFSPISTQQWMDKITTDLKGADFEKKLVWKTNEGFNVKPFYREEDLEGLKTTESLPGEFPYVRGTKKDTNDWFVRQDIVVSDFAEANKKALDILNKGVNSLGFKVPKSGVNKENIEILLENICAECIELNFSTCQSASVNLITILKEYFVSKGYDLTKIQGSINIDIVGKTLTKGKIKEDWIDIMAAAIAASAEIRYFKVIAVNAYLFNNAGSFITQELGYALAWGNELMARLVEAGVNPTFAAKKIKFNFGISANYFMEIAKFRAARWLWAEIVKAYQPTCDHKCPNEGANNECRCAAKMNIFAQTSKFNQTVYDAYVNMLRTQTEAMSAGIAGVDSMLVSPFDESFKTPDEFSERIARNQQLLLKEECHFDKVVDPSGGSYYIETLTNSIAKEAWKIFLEVEEKGFYNMVKAGEIQAAVNASADKRFKALAQRREILLGTNQFPNFTEVAKGKFEDNKECGCGCKGECKTDITTLNTKRLAEEFETLRLSTEEAGKDVKVFMLTIGNLAMRLARSQFSANFFGCAGYKTIDNLGFETVAQGVDAARKAGADIIVLCSSDDEYATFAPEAYELTKDKEILVIAGAPASMEDLKAQGITNFINVKSNVLETLQGFNAKLGIK; encoded by the coding sequence ATGAGTAATTCTAATGAAAAACTTTTTTCTGAGTTCTCACCCATATCTACCCAGCAATGGATGGATAAGATTACAACAGATCTAAAGGGTGCTGATTTTGAGAAAAAATTAGTTTGGAAAACAAATGAAGGCTTCAACGTTAAGCCTTTTTACAGAGAGGAAGACCTTGAAGGTCTTAAAACAACTGAGTCTCTTCCGGGAGAATTTCCTTATGTGAGAGGAACAAAGAAAGACACTAACGATTGGTTTGTTCGTCAAGACATCGTTGTGAGCGACTTTGCCGAAGCTAATAAAAAAGCTTTAGACATCTTAAACAAAGGCGTAAATTCTTTAGGTTTCAAAGTGCCTAAAAGCGGTGTTAACAAAGAGAATATCGAAATTCTTTTAGAAAACATCTGCGCCGAATGTATTGAACTAAACTTCTCTACTTGCCAATCGGCATCGGTAAATCTTATAACTATTCTTAAAGAATATTTCGTAAGCAAGGGATACGACCTAACAAAAATTCAAGGTTCTATTAACATTGATATTGTTGGTAAAACATTAACTAAGGGCAAAATTAAAGAAGATTGGATAGATATTATGGCGGCTGCAATAGCTGCTTCGGCAGAAATCCGTTACTTCAAGGTAATTGCTGTTAATGCTTATTTATTCAACAATGCTGGTTCGTTTATTACTCAAGAGTTGGGTTACGCTCTTGCTTGGGGTAACGAACTTATGGCTCGTTTAGTTGAAGCCGGAGTTAATCCTACTTTTGCTGCTAAGAAAATTAAATTCAATTTCGGAATCAGTGCTAACTACTTTATGGAGATAGCTAAGTTCCGTGCAGCTCGTTGGTTATGGGCTGAGATAGTTAAGGCATATCAACCTACTTGCGATCATAAATGCCCTAATGAAGGCGCAAACAACGAATGTCGTTGTGCTGCTAAGATGAACATATTCGCTCAAACATCTAAATTCAATCAAACTGTTTACGATGCTTACGTAAATATGCTTCGTACACAAACAGAAGCTATGTCGGCAGGTATAGCTGGTGTCGATTCTATGTTAGTATCTCCTTTCGACGAATCGTTCAAAACTCCAGATGAGTTTTCTGAAAGAATAGCTCGCAATCAACAATTACTTCTTAAAGAAGAATGTCATTTCGATAAGGTTGTTGACCCTTCGGGTGGTTCTTACTACATTGAAACTCTTACTAATTCTATAGCTAAAGAAGCTTGGAAAATATTCCTTGAAGTAGAAGAGAAAGGTTTCTATAATATGGTTAAAGCAGGAGAAATACAAGCTGCTGTTAACGCATCGGCAGATAAACGCTTCAAAGCATTAGCTCAACGTCGTGAAATATTATTAGGAACAAACCAGTTCCCTAACTTCACAGAAGTAGCTAAAGGCAAATTCGAAGATAATAAAGAATGTGGTTGTGGCTGCAAAGGCGAATGTAAAACTGATATTACAACATTAAACACTAAACGTTTGGCTGAAGAGTTTGAAACTCTACGCTTAAGTACCGAAGAGGCTGGAAAAGACGTTAAAGTATTTATGCTTACTATCGGTAACCTTGCAATGCGCTTAGCTCGTTCTCAGTTCTCGGCTAACTTCTTCGGTTGTGCAGGATATAAAACTATCGACAACTTAGGATTCGAGACCGTAGCTCAAGGTGTAGACGCTGCTCGTAAAGCAGGTGCTGATATAATAGTTCTTTGTTCGAGCGACGACGAATATGCTACTTTCGCTCCAGAAGCATACGAACTTACTAAAGATAAAGAAATATTGGTTATTGCTGGTGCCCCAGCTTCTATGGAAGACCTAAAAGCGCAAGGAATCACTAATTTCATTAATGTAAAAAGTAATGTTCTTGAAACATTACAAGGGTTTAACGCTAAATTAGGAATAAAATGA
- a CDS encoding outer membrane protein (product_source=KO:K12340; cath_funfam=1.20.1600.10; cleavage_site_network=SignalP-noTM; cog=COG1538; ko=KO:K12340; pfam=PF02321; superfamily=56954) — protein sequence MKKIVLSLFLGFTVLLASAQTTPVAENATGVIRFSLNECLEYAFGNNFTRKNMLLNETVKQEVYDQSKLERLPNVNASLSENWRHSDDAGSSLGGSYGISAGVTLYQGGAITNTIEENKLQMEQTQLQTKQYENDLVINILESFLTVLGNEELLKYQHTLLTASEEQVAQGKAQYMADEILESDYLMLEAQYASDKANIIDTEIARDNSLLNLKSLLSMDPEVDLRIIYPDTAILQQMTLIPLRETVIERAIETWPDLKISQYDVDIANVNVKIAKASYFPTVSLSGSVNSGHNKNFQNFGNQLKNNLNEQIGLSVSVPIWDRGRTKLQTTQSKIALQQAENNKQQTELEIRQQITQQHLNVTSALNKYNTNEIKHKAYSQTFDVYRALFNAGSITAVDLLQQQNNYISALTDYVQSKYNFILRRKILDVYMGIDVTM from the coding sequence ATGAAAAAGATTGTTTTAAGTTTGTTTTTAGGTTTTACTGTTCTGTTAGCTTCTGCGCAGACTACTCCGGTTGCTGAAAATGCAACTGGAGTTATAAGGTTTTCGTTAAACGAATGTTTAGAATATGCTTTCGGTAATAATTTTACCAGAAAGAATATGTTATTAAACGAAACAGTAAAACAAGAGGTGTACGACCAATCTAAATTGGAACGATTGCCTAATGTGAACGCTTCTTTAAGCGAAAACTGGCGACACTCCGATGATGCTGGTTCTTCGCTCGGAGGTAGTTATGGTATTAGTGCAGGAGTTACTTTATATCAAGGTGGTGCTATAACAAATACCATAGAAGAAAATAAATTGCAGATGGAGCAAACACAACTGCAAACAAAACAGTATGAAAATGATTTGGTAATAAATATACTTGAGTCGTTTCTTACAGTTTTGGGTAATGAAGAACTATTGAAGTATCAGCATACTTTGTTGACAGCAAGTGAAGAACAGGTAGCGCAAGGTAAGGCTCAATATATGGCAGATGAGATTCTCGAGAGTGATTACTTAATGTTGGAAGCTCAGTATGCAAGCGATAAAGCAAATATTATTGATACCGAAATTGCTCGCGACAATAGTTTACTTAATCTTAAAAGTTTGTTGTCGATGGACCCGGAAGTGGATTTACGTATTATTTATCCCGATACGGCTATTCTTCAGCAGATGACGTTAATTCCTTTGCGAGAAACTGTAATAGAAAGAGCTATTGAAACGTGGCCAGACCTTAAGATTAGTCAATACGATGTTGATATTGCCAATGTAAATGTAAAGATAGCTAAGGCTTCATACTTTCCAACAGTAAGCTTGTCGGGTAGTGTAAATTCGGGGCACAACAAAAACTTTCAGAATTTTGGAAATCAGTTGAAGAATAATCTTAACGAACAAATAGGATTGTCTGTTAGTGTTCCTATTTGGGATAGGGGTCGCACAAAATTACAAACTACTCAAAGTAAGATAGCTCTTCAACAGGCAGAGAATAATAAACAACAGACCGAACTTGAAATAAGACAACAGATAACTCAACAGCATCTTAATGTAACGTCGGCACTTAATAAATACAATACAAACGAAATAAAACACAAGGCATATTCTCAAACGTTTGATGTGTATAGGGCTTTGTTTAATGCCGGTTCAATTACGGCAGTAGACCTTCTTCAACAACAAAACAACTATATAAGTGCTCTTACTGATTATGTGCAGAGTAAATATAATTTTATTCTAAGAAGAAAAATACTTGATGTATATATGGGTATAGATGTAACAATGTAA
- a CDS encoding alkaline phosphatase (product_source=KO:K01077; cath_funfam=3.40.720.10; cleavage_site_network=SignalP-noTM; cog=COG1785; ko=KO:K01077; pfam=PF00245; smart=SM00098; superfamily=53649), which yields MKKVNLLLLMLVAFVSIQCQSGSKSVAKETKVKNVIFMIGDGMGISQVYSGLTSNKGSLNLERAQYVGISKTYSANDYVTDSAAGGTALACGEKTNNGVIGVNKDSVAIKSILAYAAENDLSTGVVVSCELTHATPASFVAHQINRNMNKEIAADYLNLPFTVAIGGGRRHFENREDGRNLTEELKAKDYQVAYSIEEVKQIKKGKVIGLVSDEHPAGYPERGELLPEGVAAALDILSQNDKGFVLMVEGSQIDWGGHSNDTEVIVNEMLDFDRTVKIAFDFADKNPGTLVVITADHETGGMSLLKGNFEEGTVGAKYTTGGHSAVPVPVFSYGTKAEEFTGFYQNTNIFKKIMNLYGFPIDN from the coding sequence ATGAAAAAAGTTAATTTATTGTTATTGATGCTTGTTGCTTTTGTGTCAATACAATGTCAGAGTGGTTCGAAAAGTGTAGCTAAAGAAACTAAAGTTAAAAATGTTATCTTCATGATTGGAGATGGTATGGGTATTAGTCAGGTTTACTCGGGTTTAACATCTAATAAAGGTAGTCTTAATTTAGAACGAGCCCAATATGTAGGCATTTCAAAAACATATTCAGCTAATGATTATGTAACCGACTCGGCAGCAGGAGGCACAGCTCTTGCTTGTGGCGAAAAAACAAATAATGGTGTTATAGGTGTGAATAAAGATAGTGTTGCTATTAAATCAATTTTAGCTTATGCTGCTGAAAATGACTTATCGACAGGCGTTGTTGTTAGTTGCGAACTTACTCACGCTACTCCAGCTTCGTTTGTTGCCCATCAGATAAATAGAAATATGAATAAAGAAATAGCTGCCGATTATCTAAATCTACCTTTTACAGTTGCTATAGGTGGTGGTCGTCGTCATTTTGAGAACAGAGAAGATGGACGAAATCTTACAGAAGAATTAAAAGCTAAAGATTATCAAGTAGCTTATTCTATCGAAGAAGTGAAACAGATAAAAAAAGGTAAAGTTATAGGTCTTGTTAGTGATGAACACCCAGCAGGTTATCCTGAAAGAGGAGAACTATTACCAGAAGGTGTTGCTGCTGCATTAGATATTTTATCTCAAAATGATAAAGGCTTTGTTTTAATGGTTGAAGGTTCTCAAATAGATTGGGGAGGACACTCTAACGATACGGAGGTAATAGTAAATGAAATGTTGGATTTTGATAGAACAGTAAAGATTGCATTCGATTTTGCTGACAAAAATCCAGGAACATTGGTTGTGATTACTGCCGACCACGAAACTGGAGGTATGTCGTTACTGAAAGGTAATTTTGAAGAAGGCACAGTAGGAGCAAAATATACAACAGGAGGACATAGTGCAGTTCCTGTTCCTGTATTTTCTTATGGAACGAAAGCAGAAGAGTTTACTGGATTTTATCAAAATACGAATATTTTCAAGAAAATTATGAATTTGTATGGCTTCCCTATTGATAATTAA
- a CDS encoding DNA-binding protein HU-beta (product_source=KO:K03530; cath_funfam=4.10.520.10; cog=COG0776; ko=KO:K03530; pfam=PF00216; smart=SM00411; superfamily=47729), translating into MNKSELVAAIAAKTGFTKVDALKALNAYVEVVGDELRKGNKVNLVGHGTYLIISKKGRKGIDPRNQQPIEIAPKRMVKFKPGKTLTIKK; encoded by the coding sequence ATGAACAAATCTGAATTAGTTGCAGCTATAGCTGCCAAAACGGGCTTTACTAAAGTTGATGCATTAAAAGCTCTTAACGCTTATGTTGAAGTTGTAGGAGATGAATTGAGAAAAGGGAATAAAGTAAATTTAGTTGGTCATGGTACTTACTTGATTATTTCTAAAAAAGGAAGAAAAGGGATAGATCCTCGTAATCAACAACCTATTGAAATTGCTCCAAAACGAATGGTAAAGTTTAAACCAGGTAAAACTCTAACTATTAAGAAATAG
- a CDS encoding methylmalonyl-CoA mutase (product_source=KO:K01847; cath_funfam=3.20.20.240,3.40.50.280; cog=COG1884,COG2185; ko=KO:K01847; pfam=PF01642,PF02310; superfamily=51703,52242; tigrfam=TIGR00640,TIGR00641), with protein MKINFKDINIDNVGFSEINPTKWSEENNIEANWKTPEHIPVKPVYTKADLEGMEHLNYASGIPPFLRGPYSGMYAMRPWTIRQYAGFSTAEESNAFYRRNLASGQKGLSVAFDLATHRGYDADHSRVVGDVGKAGVSICTMDNMKTLFDGIPLKDMSVSMTMNGAVLPILAFYINAGLEQGAKLEEMAGTIQNDILKEFMVRNTYIYPPEFSMRIIADIFEYTSQKMPKFNSISISGYHMQEAGATADIELAYTLADGMEYLKAGIDAGIPVDKFAPRLSFFWAIGMNHFMEIAKMRAGRLLWAKIVKSFGAENPKSLALRTHSQTSGWSLTEQDPFNNVGRTCIEAMASALGHTQSLHTNALDEAIALPTDFSARIARNTQIYIQEETYITKEIDPWAGSYYVESLTQELAHKAWELIQEVQQLGGMAKAIETGVPKMRIEEAAARTQARIDSGNQAIIGINKYRLEKEDPIDILEIDNTAVRLQQIERLNDLKSKRNEDDVKKALEAITKCAKTGEGNLLELAVEAAHVRATLGEISDACEEVCGRYKAIIRTISGVYSSETKEDSTFQKAQELAEQFAKKEGRQPRIMVAKMGQDGHDRGAKVVATGYADCGFDVDMGPLFQTPEEAARQAVENDVHVLGVSSLAAGHKTLVPQVIEELKKLGREDILVIAGGVIPAQDYDFLYKAGVAAIFGPGSPVSKAAVTILELLLED; from the coding sequence ATGAAAATCAATTTTAAAGACATCAACATAGATAATGTAGGCTTTAGCGAAATCAATCCTACTAAATGGTCTGAAGAAAACAATATTGAAGCAAACTGGAAAACTCCTGAGCATATTCCTGTTAAGCCTGTTTATACTAAGGCAGACTTAGAAGGTATGGAACACTTGAATTATGCTTCTGGTATTCCTCCTTTCTTAAGAGGTCCTTACTCTGGTATGTACGCTATGCGTCCTTGGACTATACGTCAGTATGCTGGTTTCTCAACCGCTGAAGAGTCTAACGCATTTTATAGAAGAAACTTAGCATCAGGACAAAAAGGTCTTTCTGTTGCTTTCGACTTAGCTACTCACCGCGGTTACGATGCCGACCACTCTCGTGTTGTTGGCGACGTTGGTAAAGCTGGTGTATCTATCTGTACGATGGATAATATGAAAACTCTTTTCGATGGTATTCCATTAAAAGATATGTCGGTATCGATGACAATGAATGGTGCAGTGCTTCCTATTCTTGCTTTCTACATAAACGCAGGTTTAGAACAAGGTGCTAAACTTGAAGAAATGGCTGGTACTATACAGAATGATATTCTTAAAGAGTTTATGGTGCGTAACACTTACATCTATCCACCAGAATTTTCTATGCGTATCATAGCCGACATCTTTGAATACACATCACAGAAGATGCCTAAGTTTAACTCTATCTCTATCTCGGGTTATCATATGCAAGAAGCAGGCGCCACAGCCGACATTGAGTTGGCTTACACTCTTGCCGATGGTATGGAATATCTTAAAGCAGGTATAGACGCTGGTATTCCTGTTGACAAGTTTGCTCCTCGCCTATCTTTCTTCTGGGCTATCGGAATGAATCACTTTATGGAGATTGCTAAGATGCGTGCCGGTCGCTTACTTTGGGCTAAGATAGTAAAGAGCTTTGGAGCTGAAAATCCTAAATCGTTAGCACTTCGTACACACTCACAAACTTCTGGTTGGTCGCTTACCGAGCAAGATCCATTCAATAACGTAGGTCGTACTTGTATCGAAGCTATGGCATCAGCATTAGGACATACTCAATCGTTACACACTAACGCTTTAGACGAAGCTATTGCTCTTCCAACAGACTTCTCGGCTCGTATTGCTCGTAATACTCAGATATACATTCAAGAAGAAACTTACATTACAAAAGAAATCGACCCTTGGGCTGGTTCTTACTATGTAGAGTCTCTTACTCAAGAGTTGGCACACAAAGCTTGGGAATTAATTCAAGAAGTACAACAACTTGGAGGTATGGCTAAAGCTATCGAAACAGGAGTTCCTAAAATGCGTATCGAAGAAGCTGCTGCAAGAACTCAAGCTCGTATCGACTCAGGCAATCAAGCTATTATCGGTATCAATAAATATCGTCTTGAAAAAGAAGACCCTATTGATATTCTTGAGATTGACAATACTGCTGTTCGCTTACAACAAATAGAACGCCTAAACGATCTTAAATCGAAACGTAACGAAGACGATGTTAAGAAAGCGTTAGAGGCTATAACCAAATGTGCAAAAACAGGTGAAGGCAATCTATTAGAGTTAGCAGTAGAAGCAGCTCACGTAAGAGCAACATTAGGAGAAATATCTGATGCTTGCGAAGAAGTGTGTGGACGTTATAAAGCAATAATTAGAACTATATCAGGAGTGTATTCATCAGAAACAAAAGAAGATTCTACCTTCCAAAAAGCACAAGAATTAGCAGAACAGTTTGCTAAAAAAGAAGGTCGTCAGCCTCGTATTATGGTAGCTAAAATGGGACAAGACGGTCACGACCGTGGTGCTAAAGTTGTAGCTACTGGTTATGCCGATTGTGGATTTGACGTAGATATGGGACCATTGTTCCAAACTCCAGAAGAAGCTGCTCGTCAGGCTGTTGAGAACGACGTACACGTTCTTGGTGTATCATCGTTAGCTGCCGGACACAAAACGCTTGTTCCTCAAGTTATCGAAGAACTTAAAAAGCTTGGTCGCGAAGATATTTTAGTAATAGCTGGTGGTGTAATCCCTGCTCAAGATTATGATTTCTTGTATAAAGCAGGTGTAGCAGCAATATTTGGTCCTGGTTCTCCAGTATCAAAAGCTGCAGTTACTATCCTTGAATTATTATTAGAAGATTAA